The proteins below come from a single Streptomyces tubercidicus genomic window:
- the rimM gene encoding ribosome maturation factor RimM (Essential for efficient processing of 16S rRNA), protein MQLVVARIGRAHGIKGEVTVEVRTDEPELRLGPGAVLATEPSSVGPLTIATGRVHSGRLLLRFEGVADRTAAEALRNTLLIAEVDPEEVPEDPEEFYDHQLIDLDVVTRDGTEVGRISEVSHLPYQDLLIVRRPDGSEVLIPFVAEIVPEIDLEEQRAVIDPPPGLLDDSQAEIASSREDS, encoded by the coding sequence GTGCAGTTGGTAGTGGCGCGGATCGGTCGCGCCCACGGCATCAAGGGCGAGGTCACGGTAGAGGTACGCACCGACGAGCCCGAACTGCGGCTCGGACCGGGCGCCGTCCTCGCCACCGAACCGTCCTCCGTCGGACCGCTGACCATCGCGACCGGCCGGGTGCACAGTGGCCGGCTGCTGCTGCGCTTCGAGGGCGTCGCGGACCGCACGGCCGCCGAGGCGCTGCGCAACACCCTGCTGATCGCGGAGGTCGACCCCGAGGAAGTCCCCGAGGACCCCGAGGAGTTCTACGACCACCAGCTGATCGACCTCGATGTCGTCACCCGTGACGGTACCGAGGTCGGCCGGATCTCCGAGGTCTCTCACCTGCCCTATCAGGACCTGCTGATCGTCCGGCGGCCCGACGGCAGCGAGGTCCTGATCCCGTTCGTCGCCGAAATCGTCCCGGAGATCGACCTGGAGGAGCAGCGCGCGGTCATCGACCCGCCGCCCGGCCTCCTCGACGACAGCCAGGCCGAGATCGCCAGCAGCCGCGAGGACAGCTGA
- a CDS encoding P-II family nitrogen regulator gives MKLITAVIKPHRLDEVKDALQAFGVHGLTITEASGYGRQHGHTEVYRGAEYTVDLVPKIRIEVLVEDADAEELTDVIVKAARTGKIGDGKVWSIPVDDAVRVRTGERGPDAL, from the coding sequence GTGAAGCTCATCACGGCAGTGATCAAGCCGCACCGGCTGGACGAGGTGAAGGACGCCCTGCAGGCATTCGGTGTGCACGGCCTGACGATCACCGAGGCCAGCGGATACGGCAGGCAGCACGGGCACACGGAGGTGTACCGCGGCGCCGAGTACACCGTCGACCTGGTCCCGAAGATCCGTATCGAGGTGCTGGTCGAGGACGCCGACGCCGAGGAACTGACCGACGTCATCGTCAAGGCCGCCCGCACCGGAAAGATCGGCGACGGCAAGGTATGGAGCATCCCCGTCGACGACGCCGTACGGGTGCGGACCGGGGAGCGGGGGCCGGACGCACTGTGA
- a CDS encoding ammonium transporter has translation MPPGILTLAADKATLSPANTGFMLICSALVMVMTPGLAFFYGGMVRVKSVLNMLMMSFISLGIVTILWILYGFGLAFGTDKGGFIGWDGHFAGLSGIGLTELWGTSTIPVYVFAVFQLMFAIITPALISGALADRVKFTAWALFIALWVTVVYFPVAHWVWGEGGWLFELKVIDFAGGTAVHINAGAAALAAILVVGKRIGFKKDPMRPHSLPLVMLGAGLLWFGWFGFNAGSWLGNDDGIGAVAFINTQVATAAAMLGWLVYEKLRHGSFTTLGAASGAVAGLVAITPACGAVSPLGAIAVGAIAGVLCAMAVNLKYKFGYDDSLDVIGVHLVGGVAGSLLVGLFATGGVQSKAKGLFYGGGFDQLGRQAVGVVCVLLYSLVVSYVLAKAIDLVMGFRIGEDEEVAGIDQAAHAETAYDFTGAGGGHLGRRGPALGEALTKKVEA, from the coding sequence ATGCCCCCAGGCATCCTGACGCTCGCAGCAGACAAAGCGACACTCAGCCCTGCCAACACCGGGTTCATGCTGATCTGCTCCGCACTGGTGATGGTCATGACACCCGGTCTCGCCTTCTTCTACGGCGGCATGGTCCGGGTCAAGAGCGTGCTCAACATGCTGATGATGAGCTTCATCAGCCTCGGCATCGTGACGATCCTGTGGATCCTGTACGGCTTCGGGCTCGCCTTCGGCACCGACAAGGGCGGCTTCATCGGCTGGGACGGACACTTCGCCGGGCTCAGCGGAATCGGCCTGACGGAGCTGTGGGGCACCAGCACCATCCCGGTCTATGTCTTCGCGGTCTTCCAGCTGATGTTCGCGATCATCACGCCCGCGCTGATCAGCGGTGCGCTCGCCGACCGGGTGAAATTCACCGCCTGGGCGCTGTTCATCGCGCTGTGGGTCACCGTCGTCTACTTCCCCGTCGCCCACTGGGTGTGGGGCGAGGGCGGCTGGCTCTTCGAGCTGAAGGTCATCGACTTCGCGGGCGGTACGGCCGTGCACATCAACGCCGGTGCCGCGGCGCTCGCCGCGATCCTCGTCGTCGGCAAGCGCATCGGCTTCAAGAAGGACCCGATGCGGCCGCACAGCCTGCCCCTGGTGATGCTCGGCGCCGGACTGCTGTGGTTCGGCTGGTTCGGCTTCAACGCCGGCTCCTGGCTCGGCAACGACGACGGCATCGGCGCCGTCGCCTTCATCAACACCCAAGTTGCTACCGCCGCCGCGATGCTCGGCTGGCTGGTGTACGAAAAGCTCCGGCACGGCTCGTTCACCACGCTCGGCGCCGCCTCCGGCGCGGTCGCCGGACTCGTCGCGATCACCCCGGCCTGCGGCGCCGTCAGCCCGCTGGGCGCCATCGCGGTCGGTGCGATCGCCGGTGTGCTGTGCGCGATGGCGGTCAACCTGAAGTACAAGTTCGGCTACGACGACTCCCTCGATGTCATCGGCGTCCACCTCGTCGGCGGTGTCGCCGGCTCGCTGCTGGTCGGCCTGTTCGCCACCGGCGGGGTGCAGAGCAAGGCCAAGGGGCTGTTCTACGGCGGCGGCTTCGACCAGCTCGGGCGGCAGGCCGTCGGTGTGGTCTGTGTACTGCTGTACTCCCTGGTCGTCTCGTATGTCCTTGCCAAGGCGATCGACCTGGTGATGGGCTTCCGGATCGGTGAGGACGAGGAGGTCGCCGGTATCGACCAGGCCGCGCACGCGGAGACCGCGTACGACTTCACCGGCGCGGGCGGCGGCCATCTCGGCCGCAGGGGCCCCGCACTCGGCGAGGCCCTGACAAAGAAGGTGGAAGCGTGA
- a CDS encoding RNA-binding protein — translation MLEEALEHLVKGIVDNPDDVQVASRTLRRGRVLEVRVHPDDLGKVIGRNGRTARALRTVVGAIGGRGIRVDLVDVDQVR, via the coding sequence ATGCTCGAGGAAGCCCTCGAGCACCTCGTCAAGGGCATCGTCGACAACCCCGACGATGTGCAGGTAGCCTCGCGCACCCTGCGCCGCGGTCGCGTGCTGGAGGTCCGGGTCCACCCCGACGACCTCGGCAAGGTGATCGGCCGTAACGGCCGTACCGCCCGCGCGCTGCGGACCGTCGTGGGCGCCATCGGCGGCCGTGGCATCCGCGTCGACCTCGTCGACGTGGACCAGGTCCGCTGA
- a CDS encoding methyltransferase domain-containing protein translates to MSPTLVRHQLPHSGSTRCDDPPAPARSRARTRDWAEIQERMLVPLYEAAYDRLGIGPGTRLLGLGCGSGLALLLAAARGAQVSGVDADESRLELARERLTPDGMPEHTRVVSGGLEAAAPGDAAFNVVTAFHPVGCVSTVEGLTASLTAAAELAERGSAVVLGGWGPVERCATAGVLRVAERLSDPPGDRVVGSRGWRPSGRDDLEDLAERAGLRPDGSGRVACPFGYADLASAVRGLLSTGLFDAALEAAEQRQVEKELAEALHPYQRADGTVWMPNVFRYLIARTR, encoded by the coding sequence ATGTCACCGACGCTCGTGCGGCACCAGCTTCCGCACTCCGGATCCACGCGCTGCGACGACCCGCCCGCGCCGGCCCGGTCACGGGCGCGCACCCGCGACTGGGCCGAGATCCAGGAGCGGATGCTGGTCCCGCTGTACGAAGCCGCGTACGACCGTCTGGGGATCGGTCCCGGTACCCGTCTGCTGGGGCTGGGCTGCGGGTCCGGGCTGGCGCTGCTGCTCGCGGCGGCGCGCGGGGCGCAGGTCAGCGGGGTGGACGCGGACGAGTCCCGGCTGGAGCTGGCGCGTGAGCGGCTCACACCGGACGGCATGCCGGAGCACACCCGGGTGGTCAGCGGCGGGCTGGAGGCCGCGGCCCCCGGGGACGCCGCGTTCAATGTGGTGACGGCGTTCCACCCGGTGGGCTGTGTGAGCACCGTCGAGGGGCTGACGGCGTCGCTCACCGCGGCGGCCGAGCTGGCGGAGCGCGGCAGCGCGGTGGTGCTGGGCGGCTGGGGCCCGGTGGAGCGGTGCGCCACGGCCGGGGTACTACGGGTGGCCGAGCGGCTGTCCGATCCCCCGGGCGACCGCGTCGTCGGCTCGCGCGGGTGGCGGCCCAGCGGCCGGGACGATCTGGAGGACCTGGCGGAGCGGGCCGGGCTGCGGCCGGACGGTTCCGGGCGGGTGGCCTGCCCGTTCGGGTACGCGGATCTGGCGAGCGCGGTACGGGGGCTGCTGTCGACGGGGCTGTTCGACGCGGCGCTGGAGGCGGCCGAGCAGCGCCAGGTGGAGAAGGAGCTCGCGGAGGCCCTGCATCCGTATCAGCGGGCGGACGGGACGGTGTGGATGCCTAATGTGTTCCGGTATTTGATCGCGAGGACCAGGTAG
- the ffh gene encoding signal recognition particle protein, with product MFDTLSDRLASTFKNLRGKGRLSEADIDATAREIRIALLEADVALPVVRAFIKQVKERATGSEVSQALNPAQQVIKIVNEELIGILGGETRRLRLAKTAPTVIMLAGLQGAGKTTLAGKLGRWLKGQGHAPMLVACDLQRPNAVNQLSVVAERAGVAIFAPEPGNGVGDPVQVAKDSIEYARGKQHDIVIVDTAGRLGIDQELMQQAADIRDAVSPDEVLFVVDAMIGQDAVNTAEAFRDGVGFDGVVLSKLDGDARGGAALSIAHVTGKQIMFASNGEKLDDFDAFHPDRMASRILGMGDMLSLIEKAEQTFSQAEAEKMAAKLAKGPKEFTLDDFLAQMEQVRKMGSISKLLGMLPGMGQMKDQINNLDEREVDRTAAIIKSMTPAERQEPTIINGSRRARIAKGSGVDVSAVKGLVERFFEARKMMSKMAQGGGMPGMPGMPGMGGGGARKKKQVKQAKGKRKSGNPMKRKAEEEAAAARREAAQAGNPLGLPQAGQDPQNFELPEEFKKFMG from the coding sequence GTGTTCGATACGCTTTCCGACCGCTTGGCGAGTACTTTCAAAAACCTCCGGGGCAAGGGCCGCCTGAGCGAGGCGGACATCGACGCCACGGCGCGCGAGATCCGGATCGCGCTGCTCGAAGCGGATGTGGCCCTGCCCGTCGTCCGCGCCTTCATCAAGCAGGTCAAGGAGCGGGCCACCGGCTCCGAGGTCTCCCAGGCGCTGAACCCCGCCCAGCAGGTCATCAAGATCGTCAACGAGGAGCTCATCGGCATCCTCGGCGGCGAGACCCGCCGGCTGCGGCTCGCCAAGACCGCACCGACGGTGATCATGCTGGCCGGTCTGCAGGGTGCCGGTAAGACCACCCTCGCCGGAAAGCTCGGCCGCTGGCTCAAGGGCCAGGGGCATGCCCCGATGCTGGTCGCCTGTGACCTTCAGCGCCCCAACGCCGTCAACCAGCTCTCCGTCGTCGCCGAGCGCGCCGGCGTGGCGATCTTCGCGCCGGAGCCGGGCAACGGCGTCGGCGACCCGGTCCAGGTCGCGAAGGACTCGATCGAGTACGCCCGCGGCAAGCAGCACGACATCGTCATCGTCGACACCGCCGGCCGTCTGGGCATCGACCAGGAGCTGATGCAGCAGGCCGCGGACATCCGCGACGCGGTCAGCCCCGACGAGGTCCTCTTCGTCGTCGACGCGATGATCGGTCAGGACGCGGTCAACACCGCCGAGGCGTTCCGCGACGGCGTCGGCTTCGACGGTGTGGTGCTCTCCAAGCTCGACGGTGACGCCCGTGGTGGTGCCGCGCTGTCCATCGCGCATGTCACCGGCAAGCAGATCATGTTCGCCTCCAACGGCGAGAAGCTGGACGACTTCGACGCGTTCCACCCGGACCGCATGGCGTCCCGCATCCTCGGCATGGGCGACATGCTCAGCCTGATCGAGAAGGCCGAGCAGACCTTCAGCCAGGCCGAGGCCGAGAAGATGGCCGCCAAGCTGGCGAAGGGGCCCAAGGAGTTCACCCTTGACGACTTCCTGGCCCAGATGGAGCAGGTCCGCAAGATGGGCTCCATCTCCAAGCTGCTCGGCATGCTGCCCGGTATGGGGCAGATGAAGGACCAGATCAACAACCTGGACGAGCGCGAGGTCGACCGCACCGCCGCCATCATCAAGTCCATGACCCCGGCCGAGCGCCAGGAGCCGACGATCATCAACGGCTCGCGCCGGGCCCGTATCGCCAAGGGTTCCGGTGTCGACGTCAGCGCGGTCAAGGGCCTCGTCGAGCGGTTCTTCGAAGCCCGCAAGATGATGTCGAAGATGGCCCAGGGCGGCGGCATGCCTGGCATGCCGGGGATGCCCGGAATGGGCGGCGGTGGCGCCCGCAAGAAGAAGCAGGTCAAGCAGGCCAAGGGCAAGCGCAAGAGCGGCAACCCGATGAAGCGCAAGGCCGAGGAAGAGGCCGCGGCCGCCCGCCGCGAGGCCGCCCAGGCCGGCAACCCGCTGGGCCTCCCGCAGGCCGGCCAGGACCCGCAGAACTTCGAACTCCCCGAGGAATTCAAGAAGTTCATGGGCTGA
- a CDS encoding bifunctional DNA primase/polymerase, producing MGFTIGGIREMRASSRRRARSAEIAAVAEYTGLWGWDVVPGARAVRAGSGRTDCSCGDADCPSPGAHPLAFGQELTAGAGWEKAAAAWAETPGAAILLPVGRSFDLLDVPEAAGRNALARLERMGLPLGPVALAPTGRALFFVAPGAAGRLPDLLYRMGWDDASLDLRSLGPGDHLTAPPSDLGGHGPVRWLRPPSLDTAGRPPQARLMLGTLAYACNRSVA from the coding sequence ATGGGCTTCACGATCGGCGGCATCCGAGAGATGCGTGCCAGCTCCCGGCGCCGCGCCCGCTCGGCCGAGATCGCGGCGGTGGCGGAGTACACCGGGCTGTGGGGCTGGGACGTCGTCCCCGGCGCCCGCGCGGTCCGTGCGGGCAGCGGCCGTACGGACTGCTCGTGCGGGGATGCCGACTGCCCCTCCCCCGGCGCCCATCCGCTGGCCTTCGGTCAGGAGCTGACGGCCGGTGCCGGCTGGGAGAAGGCCGCCGCGGCATGGGCGGAGACACCGGGCGCCGCCATCCTCCTGCCGGTGGGCCGGTCGTTCGACCTCCTCGATGTGCCGGAGGCCGCCGGCCGCAACGCGCTGGCGCGGCTGGAGCGGATGGGCCTGCCGCTGGGCCCGGTCGCGCTGGCCCCGACCGGCCGGGCGCTGTTCTTCGTCGCCCCCGGAGCGGCCGGCCGGCTCCCCGATCTGCTCTACCGGATGGGCTGGGACGACGCCTCGCTCGATCTGCGCTCCCTGGGCCCCGGCGACCACCTCACCGCGCCGCCCTCCGACCTCGGCGGCCACGGCCCGGTGCGCTGGCTGCGCCCCCCGTCCCTGGACACGGCCGGCCGGCCGCCGCAGGCGCGGCTGATGCTGGGCACCCTGGCGTACGCCTGCAACCGCTCGGTGGCCTGA
- a CDS encoding [protein-PII] uridylyltransferase, protein MTESVEDPTGPAGAPSPGNEPAPDPDGGYPAARLRLLHDETPTGPDRRAALARLTDDWLAGLLARHATAAGLTGTALVAVGGYGRGELSPRSDLDLLLLHDGRADAGALATLADHLWYPVWDLGLALDHSVRTPAQARKAAREDLKVQLGLLDARHLAGDPDLTAAVRTAAYADWRESAPKRLPELHDLCQERAARQGELQYLLEPDLKEARGGLRDATALRAVAASWLADAPRGGLEAARARLLDARDALHLTTGRATDRLSLQEQDQVATALGMLDADALLRQTYESARTVSYAADVTWREVGRVLRARSVKPTLRGLLHGRTAGKGERSPLAEGVVELDGEAVLARTARPERDPVLVLRAAAAAAQAGLPLATHSIRRCATAGRPLPVPWPAEAREQLVTLLGAGPHTVPVWEALEAEGIITKLLPDWERVRCRPQRNPVHTWTVDRHLVETAVRAAALTRRVHRPDLLLIAALLHDIGKGWPGDHSVAGETIARDVAARLGFGARDTTVIATLVRHHLLLVETATRRDLDDPATVGAVAEAVGSTRTLELLHALTEADALATGPAAWSAWRGGLVADLVKRVAARLAGEPDTEARGAGEPTAEQERLAIEARRTGGPVLALHARAEAPTEADTGPQTPEPAQEPVGVELLIAVPAHRAPGRRPSDSPAGAPPRGVLPAAAGVLALHRLTVRAADLLLLDPLDEGPVLVLSWRVAAEYGSLPQGDRLRADLLRALDGTLDIPARLAERERAYARRSRAVLAPPPRVTVATGSSDTATVIEVRAQDAHGLLHRIGRALEAAGVAVRSAHISTLGANAVDAFYVTGQDGAPLTDAAAHEVAAAVERALG, encoded by the coding sequence GTGACGGAAAGCGTCGAGGACCCGACAGGACCGGCCGGGGCCCCCAGCCCGGGGAACGAGCCCGCACCCGACCCGGACGGGGGCTACCCCGCGGCCCGGCTGCGGCTCCTCCACGACGAGACCCCCACCGGACCCGACCGCCGCGCCGCCCTCGCCCGGCTCACCGACGACTGGCTGGCCGGCCTGCTGGCCCGGCACGCCACCGCCGCCGGCCTGACCGGCACCGCCCTGGTCGCCGTCGGCGGCTACGGCCGCGGCGAGCTCTCCCCGCGCAGCGACCTCGACCTGCTCCTGCTGCACGACGGCCGCGCCGACGCCGGCGCCCTCGCCACCCTCGCCGACCACCTCTGGTACCCCGTCTGGGACCTCGGCCTCGCCCTTGACCACTCCGTACGCACCCCCGCCCAGGCCCGTAAAGCGGCCCGCGAGGACCTGAAAGTGCAGCTGGGCCTGCTCGACGCCCGCCACCTGGCCGGCGACCCCGACCTGACCGCCGCCGTGCGCACCGCCGCCTACGCCGACTGGCGCGAGAGCGCCCCCAAACGGCTCCCCGAACTCCACGACCTGTGCCAGGAACGCGCCGCACGGCAGGGCGAACTCCAATACCTCCTCGAACCCGACCTCAAGGAGGCCAGGGGCGGACTGCGGGACGCCACCGCGCTCCGGGCCGTCGCCGCCTCCTGGCTCGCCGACGCCCCGCGCGGCGGCCTGGAAGCCGCCCGCGCCCGTCTGCTCGACGCCCGCGACGCGCTCCACCTGACCACCGGCCGCGCCACCGACCGGCTCTCCCTCCAGGAACAGGACCAGGTCGCCACCGCCCTCGGCATGCTCGACGCGGACGCCCTCCTACGACAGACCTACGAATCCGCCCGCACCGTCTCCTACGCGGCCGATGTCACCTGGCGCGAGGTCGGCCGGGTGCTGCGCGCCCGCTCCGTCAAGCCCACCCTGCGCGGGCTGCTGCACGGCCGCACGGCGGGCAAGGGGGAGCGCTCCCCGCTCGCCGAGGGCGTCGTCGAACTCGACGGCGAGGCGGTGCTGGCCCGCACCGCGCGCCCCGAGCGGGACCCGGTACTGGTGCTGCGCGCCGCGGCCGCCGCAGCCCAGGCCGGGCTGCCGCTGGCCACCCACTCGATCCGCCGCTGCGCCACGGCCGGCCGTCCGCTGCCCGTGCCCTGGCCCGCCGAGGCCCGCGAGCAGCTGGTGACGCTCCTGGGCGCGGGCCCGCACACCGTGCCCGTATGGGAGGCCCTGGAAGCCGAAGGCATCATCACGAAGCTGCTGCCCGACTGGGAGCGCGTCCGCTGCCGCCCCCAGCGCAACCCCGTCCATACCTGGACCGTCGACCGCCACCTGGTCGAGACCGCCGTACGGGCCGCCGCCCTGACCCGCCGGGTGCACCGCCCCGACCTGCTGCTGATCGCCGCCCTGCTGCACGACATCGGCAAGGGCTGGCCCGGCGACCACTCGGTGGCCGGCGAGACCATCGCCCGCGATGTGGCGGCCCGCCTCGGCTTCGGCGCCCGGGACACCACGGTGATCGCCACCCTCGTACGGCACCATCTGCTGCTCGTCGAGACCGCCACCCGGCGCGACCTGGACGACCCGGCGACCGTCGGCGCCGTCGCGGAGGCGGTCGGCAGCACCCGCACCCTGGAGCTGCTGCACGCCCTGACCGAGGCCGACGCGCTGGCCACTGGGCCGGCCGCCTGGAGCGCCTGGCGCGGCGGACTCGTCGCCGACCTGGTCAAACGGGTCGCCGCGCGGCTCGCGGGGGAGCCCGACACCGAGGCGCGCGGCGCCGGTGAGCCGACCGCGGAACAGGAGCGGCTGGCGATCGAGGCCCGGCGCACCGGCGGCCCGGTCCTGGCCCTGCACGCCCGCGCCGAGGCCCCCACCGAGGCCGACACCGGGCCACAGACCCCGGAACCCGCCCAGGAACCCGTCGGGGTGGAACTCCTCATCGCCGTCCCCGCCCACCGGGCGCCCGGCCGCCGCCCCTCAGACAGCCCCGCGGGCGCCCCTCCAAGGGGCGTGCTGCCCGCCGCGGCCGGTGTACTGGCCCTGCACCGGCTCACCGTCCGCGCCGCCGACCTGCTCCTCCTCGACCCCCTCGACGAGGGCCCGGTCCTGGTGCTGAGCTGGCGGGTGGCCGCCGAATACGGCTCGCTGCCGCAGGGCGACCGGCTGCGCGCCGACCTGCTCCGCGCCCTGGACGGCACCCTGGACATCCCCGCCCGGCTCGCCGAGCGCGAACGCGCCTACGCCCGCCGCTCCCGGGCCGTGCTCGCCCCGCCGCCCCGGGTCACCGTCGCCACCGGCAGCTCCGACACCGCGACCGTCATCGAGGTCCGCGCCCAGGACGCACACGGTCTGCTGCACCGCATCGGCCGCGCCCTGGAGGCGGCCGGAGTCGCCGTCCGCAGTGCCCACATCAGCACCCTGGGCGCCAATGCGGTCGATGCGTTCTACGTCACCGGGCAGGACGGGGCGCCCCTGACGGACGCCGCGGCCCACGAGGTGGCGGCCGCCGTGGAACGCGCCCTTGGGTAG
- the rpsP gene encoding 30S ribosomal protein S16 has translation MAVKIKLKRLGKIRSPHYRIVVADSRTRRDGRAIEEIGLYHPVQNPSRIEVDSERVQYWLGVGAQPTEPVAAILKVTGDWQKFKGLPAPAPMKVAEPKADKRALFEAAAKASGDEPKGEAITPKAKKADKKADEAAAESTSESTEA, from the coding sequence GTGGCAGTCAAGATCAAGCTGAAGCGTCTGGGCAAGATCCGTTCGCCTCACTACCGCATCGTCGTTGCCGACTCCCGTACCCGCCGTGACGGCCGGGCCATCGAGGAGATCGGCCTGTACCACCCGGTGCAGAACCCCTCGCGCATCGAGGTCGACTCCGAGCGTGTCCAGTACTGGCTGGGTGTCGGCGCGCAGCCGACCGAGCCCGTCGCGGCCATCCTCAAGGTCACCGGCGACTGGCAGAAGTTCAAGGGCCTGCCCGCCCCGGCGCCGATGAAGGTTGCCGAGCCGAAGGCCGACAAGCGCGCTCTCTTCGAGGCCGCCGCCAAGGCTTCCGGCGACGAGCCGAAGGGTGAGGCCATCACCCCGAAGGCGAAGAAGGCTGACAAGAAGGCGGACGAGGCTGCGGCCGAGTCCACCTCCGAGTCGACCGAGGCCTGA